The DNA segment TACAGAGGAttcaaataatgttttcatgGCAGGAGGAGACAAATCATCAGATTCATGTCGAATTCACATCAACATGAATCTGAGCTGACCAAAGCCTCAGTTTGCTTTGAAGGAGAAAACTATAAACATTTCACTACCTCCTTTCAAGACTACTCAAAAGACAGATTGTGGGTGGAGTATCATTTTACATTATCATATATTTCCAGTTACAACAGCTGGTTTTGCTTCAGTCCTTTTAAACCCAGGTCATGGCTCTCCCTTTATTTATGGGCTCGTAGCAGAGTGACTACATGTTCTTGGACATTCCATATATTATTTTCAGAACAGGACTActcagaaacatcactttacaTGTGCTTTCCTACACATGTTTTAGGACACTTATATTGAAAAAAGGTGTGTCAGTGTTCCAGGAATATATATACCACATTAATAAGTCAGATCTGAGCCAAATgtcaacaaaatattaataGTGCAACATGataaaagttaatatttttacattttgtcactCCTGTTATTATACTTTGCCTTATTTATATTTTGGGGATAATTATAACATACAGTGTTGAGACTACAGTTACTATTTCTATCCTCCTCTTCTATCCATCTCTTTATATTTAAGTTAAAATTGAATTAGTAGTTCCTGTTTGCAATGTGCCAATGAATGTGCAGACAACTATCGCTGGATTACAGTGAAGAAAACTTCCCAGCCAGGTTCTGGATTTAAGGAGTGTCTttttgatatgattttttttatggacAGTGGAGATAATAAACTCAGGAAGTGTAAATCAGACTAAAAGGATGTGTATCATGTCAGTGtagaagagagagtgtgtgattttttaaatcactacAACCAGCGCAGTCATGGTTCTGTCTCCTTCCAGTCCTACCTTATTACTCAGAGCCTCGATCTTGTCCTGGTCCAGTTTATGCTGACGGTTGCTGGCCTCCATGGTGGTGGCAaacctctccacctctctgttcaggacacacaccacattttCAAACGTGCCAGCTTTAACTTCGAGTTCCGTGCACCTGCGGCCCAGCTCGGCCACCTTGGTCTTCTCGCTGTGGAGCTGGAGCTCCAGCGCTGCTCCCACCGAGCTGGGCAAAGGCGTGAAGGAggtagacacagacagagtgggAGCCAGAGTGGGAGGCGGAGGGAGAGGAGCTGAAGCAGGTGGACCAGGGGGACCGGAgctggaggatgaagaggaggcgGCAGCTCCCTGCACGGGAGGCCCAGAGGTGGTGGTGCTGAGCTGTGAGACTCTGGCCTCGAGCTCCCTGAGGGACTGTTGGAGTTCCACCAGTTTGTGTCCGGCTAGTTCCAGTCCCTGGGGCTGCAGGCCCTCCATGCTCACTTTCATGCCCATAATGTAGTGCAGCAACAGATTGAGGTGCTCGTAGGCATAGGCGCGCTCATGGTCGTGAATCTTTTCCTTCTCCACCTTCAGAAAGGAAGGCAACAAGCACAAGGTCAGTACTGGATTTCTGTAAAGTAACAAACCACACTTCTCCTTGGACAGGTGTAAATGGACCACTGAGACGCAGCTGTCAATTTACATGTGAAGAAGAGGGGACGCTCTTTTGAGGACAACAGTGTCTACATTTTGGATAGAgaagacagatggtttgagagaggagtgaaagaggTCATCTATGTCCACCTGGAACGTCCATCTACGACACCATCTTTCAGCCACTTACaatgcagtcctgagatccttacccaggGGGTTcaacccccattcacaccttgagacgtgtgaccctaacgactcacatgatgtcagggtgggGAAACGACCCACCAAcaagtcacacctgggctcatgtgaccctaacgactcgCATAACGACTGGGTCAAACGACGCCCATAACCACCCCtggaggttaaatacctgggactccacaaccagttttcagaactgaagaagccttttgggtgagaggtgaaatgtcttcaagaacctaaaagaagtccagttgccttcagtCTTAGCACTTGATGAACCTTCACAGACATATTCTCCTTGGACAGAAGACCATTGTACAATTCACAATTATTTCCCTGCTCTTGATTCTAGTGATATTTTGTGTATGCATGCCTCTCCCCCCACCTCAAAGACTCCCTCATCACCTCTCTCTGGtctcacatacagtaaatacagtattttaaatgtcagatcACAGGACATTTTAACATCAGCTGTATCACACATTCAAACTGAGCTTGGAATAAACTAGATTCAGATACTGTGATCCTTAAAAATGGAATGAGCTGCACTCAAGTATTTGCAGTTCCACTTGTAACTGCTTTTCTTAATGTGAAACTAACACCAAAGGTGTGAGGAATTTCTGTGTATCCATATTTAACTGTATTTACTTTTCAAGTAGAAATACCAAGAATCTGTTAGTTTCAACTTCATAAATATGCGTTTATATGTTGTACATCTTGACTATAAATTGACTATGTTTGAGTTTTGGATGTTTGATTGTGACCTGGAACTGAAGTagtcatttaaaattttacaaaCACTCTATTATGGAAATAATATGACATATTTATTagatctaaaaaaaaacccaaacaaatgAATCTTCCGAGGGAAGACTGAATCAAGgatgagaaagaaataaagaaaagaaaaaatacataagCCGCCCTCTTTTCTGACAGCTAATAACTTTCATACGATCCCTAATCTGAtgatgtgtgtgaatatataaAGATAACGATTGAGAAAACGATTGAGTTACTTACAGACATGTCACATCCCACCACATGAAATCGACACGGAGTTCTGAATTTGCTGCAGAACTTAATATGGTCCACatactggaaaaaaacagaaaataaaaacaacaaatacattacatatatatatatatatgttttagaaaatgtaatcaATTAGCAAACGTAGCATAAGAGCTGCTACAGTAGCCTCAGTCTGTGCCTCTCATGTACTGGATATTTCCAGAATCTCCTCTGAGACTCCTCTGATCATCTGAATGGAACAAGTATTCTGTCGGCTGCTTGAAAAAACCAGGAACCAGAATTTACAAGTTACAAAGAGGcaagacagaacagaaaagacaCATGTCCTTGATTATATGGCATGAATCAAATTGTAAAAGTTTATTATCTGTTCTATTTGTCTGCAACAATGCTACTATTATTTTACATATTCATGCAAACTTCTTCAGATTTACCTCTCATATCCCAGAAGGACAGAACATCTCCAGCCTCCTTTTTTACCGAACCTAACAGAGCCAGTATTCCTTTAGATATCATGGTGTTACAAACAGCTGATTATCTTTACAATATGTTATAAATAAACTTAATTTATGTCTATTAGTTGCTGATTATATCAaattctttctctgtgtctttctgttctgCTGATTTAGTGACCTCTTctcttcattttgtgtctctctttgtattttgttaaataatgttgtttcctttgttctttttttacttCATGAGTTAAGTGGTGGTGTGTTACATAAGCCTATAACTTCCTGATCTCTCCTGAcacatctgttttatttctattattatcttgttttatactgtaatctatgcaaataaaatcaaataaaatgaacGAGCAGGGACGTGTCATTTCTGGCTGCTTTGATGGGAAACAGAATCACAACTTGgttcaaatctttttttttaacgtgCCATGGACgatacctttttttttacacaagtCTTTGAGAATTCTGGAGCTATCTTCAGAACAGCGGAGAGAGTTGTTAAACAGCCTTCTTGGTCTTTAAAAGATTTCCCTGCATATATTTTTCAGGAAAAAACACTTAGCTCTGTGACTGGAATGTAATCATAACTGTAGTGCTGTAGCTACGTGGGCCTGTGACCTTTTCTGCaacaaaatgtttccaaaaaatgtttttttttttttttttacagattcaCCTTTTCTCTGGGTATTTTCTTCTTGGCGCAGCCTTCACAGATCATCGGGTACTTGGGACAGATCTCATCGTGTGCCTGAGAACAAAAGTGACAGTGTTTCTTTTAATGACGCAAAGAGCTGCTGTGATGCACAGCACAGGCCCAGACATGCTCAGCATCTTAAGTCTAGAATAAATAATTTCTAACCTTGAtatttttgaagtgaaatgGCTCCTTGCAGTACTTGCAGTTGAGAGTTCTCTCCGGGCACTCTCGCTCATTATGGCGCTCCTGTTCATTGAAGCGAATTCGTTCTTTACAGGAGGGGCAGGGGATGATCATGAACTCACACTTCCCCTCATGGTTCAGCTGTAGAAAGTAGAGTTTAGGTTGTGGGAGTTTTTACAGCATGGTGACTTCTGCCTTAACTgtctatatacagtacatacacagcAAGGTGAAGCTGAGATATCAGAACATACAAACATCTGCTcatagacaaaaacagcacatttctgtttatttaaaaacagtaaaaacaaaacattactaacaaacaaaaaaaggtcatgAAAGTCGGTCAGAGGTCACCTCACCTCATACTCTTTAATACTGCCTTTCCAAGTGCAACTTTCATTGATGCAAACAGCTGACAGGTTCTCAACTTCCCTTCGAACTGCGTTGTCAGGAAAAGCctgaaaaaacaagacaaaacaaagaggatCTGCTGTCACACGGTGTCTGTACAATGTCTGCCTCCCCGTCACTTTACACTGATTATTTATGTTGAGGAAAGTTATGTATTGAACATGTATTTGTgtacttttcttttcc comes from the Lates calcarifer isolate ASB-BC8 linkage group LG9, TLL_Latcal_v3, whole genome shotgun sequence genome and includes:
- the LOC108895456 gene encoding TNF receptor-associated factor 2, encoding MATQEPSPPSSMESNKPGFPKKILGNKLEDKHLCNCCHNILRRPFQAQCGHRFCSYCFNRTVSNGPQKCNACIKEDIFEDPTSILKQGCAFPDNAVRREVENLSAVCINESCTWKGSIKEYELNHEGKCEFMIIPCPSCKERIRFNEQERHNERECPERTLNCKYCKEPFHFKNIKAHDEICPKYPMICEGCAKKKIPREKYVDHIKFCSKFRTPCRFHVVGCDMSVEKEKIHDHERAYAYEHLNLLLHYIMGMKVSMEGLQPQGLELAGHKLVELQQSLRELEARVSQLSTTTSGPPVQGAAASSSSSSSGPPGPPASAPLPPPPTLAPTLSVSTSFTPLPSSVGAALELQLHSEKTKVAELGRRCTELEVKAGTFENVVCVLNREVERFATTMEASNRQHKLDQDKIEALSNKVRQLERTVGLKDLTVAEMEGRLREMSATTFDGVFVWRISDFAKKRQDAIAGRAPAMFSPAFYTSKYGYKMCLRIYLNGDGTGRGSHLSLFFVVMRGLSDALLKWPFNQKVTLMLLDQSNREHIIDAFRPDVTSSSFQRPVSEMNIASGCPLFCPLSKLDAKNSYIRDDTIFIKAIVDLTGL